The following are encoded in a window of Mycobacterium decipiens genomic DNA:
- the pcp gene encoding pyroglutamyl-peptidase I, with amino-acid sequence MSKVLVTGFGPYGVTPDNPAQFTAEALDGRTIAGATVVSRIVPGAYFESIAAAQQAIADVDPELVIMLGEFPGRSMITVERLAQNVNDCGRYGLADTAGKVLVGEPTDPGGPVAYHATVPVHAMVLAMRKAGVPADVSDAAGTFVCNHLMYGVLHHIAEKGLPIRAGWIHLPCLPRVAALDRNLGAPSMSVETAVAGVAAGIEAALRQSSDITEPVPSRLQI; translated from the coding sequence ATGTCGAAGGTGTTGGTCACCGGATTCGGACCGTATGGCGTGACACCCGACAATCCGGCACAGTTCACCGCCGAGGCGCTGGATGGTCGCACCATCGCCGGCGCGACGGTGGTATCCCGGATTGTGCCCGGGGCGTACTTCGAGTCAATCGCGGCGGCTCAACAGGCCATCGCGGACGTTGACCCGGAATTGGTGATCATGCTGGGCGAATTCCCGGGCCGCAGCATGATTACCGTCGAGCGGCTCGCGCAGAACGTCAACGACTGCGGGCGGTATGGCCTCGCCGACACCGCCGGCAAGGTTTTGGTCGGTGAGCCCACGGATCCGGGGGGCCCGGTCGCCTACCACGCGACCGTCCCGGTGCACGCGATGGTCCTAGCCATGCGCAAGGCCGGCGTTCCGGCTGACGTGTCCGATGCCGCGGGCACCTTCGTGTGCAATCACCTGATGTATGGCGTGCTGCACCACATTGCCGAGAAAGGCCTGCCCATTCGCGCCGGCTGGATTCATCTGCCCTGCCTGCCCAGGGTTGCCGCGCTGGATCGCAACCTCGGCGCGCCGAGCATGTCGGTGGAGACCGCGGTCGCCGGCGTGGCGGCCGGCATCGAGGCTGCCCTCAGGCAATCCTCGGATATCACCGAACCGGTTCCGTCGCGACTACAGATCTAG
- a CDS encoding LLM class flavin-dependent oxidoreductase, with product MRDITTNVCFDMRAPKWATPSDELYSAALQMAAFADEIGVDFIGLMEHHGSEDGYLPQPFTLAGGMAAVTKNARILLCAVILPLHDPITIAEQIAVADLMSNGRINVVFGAGYVPFEFAMFGKSLKDRAKLMDLGIDIILRALKGEKFEFDGRPVHVRPLPVQEPENILLVGGGVAAAAKRAARFDIGFLPMNGELVDVYLDECRTRNQLPRQYFRTGLPICIHLCEDPDIGWAAIEKQAVHVMTEYAKWAAQEGDASTSPFSGLIDPQILRQSGLFAVWTPDDLLERLPALPDRGGFTFQPLLGGLSPAEGWKSLQLLKDTMPRLKKAREDAAG from the coding sequence ATGAGAGACATCACGACGAACGTCTGCTTCGACATGCGCGCGCCCAAATGGGCCACGCCCTCCGACGAGCTTTATAGCGCGGCATTGCAAATGGCTGCCTTCGCCGACGAGATCGGGGTCGATTTCATCGGGCTGATGGAACATCACGGCTCCGAAGACGGCTACCTGCCGCAGCCCTTCACACTGGCCGGCGGGATGGCGGCGGTGACGAAGAACGCCCGGATCCTGCTCTGCGCGGTGATCCTGCCGCTTCATGATCCCATCACCATCGCCGAACAGATCGCCGTCGCCGACCTCATGTCCAACGGGCGGATCAACGTCGTGTTTGGCGCCGGCTATGTGCCGTTCGAATTCGCGATGTTCGGCAAGTCGCTGAAAGACCGCGCGAAGCTGATGGATCTCGGAATCGACATCATCCTGCGCGCGCTCAAGGGCGAGAAGTTCGAGTTCGACGGGCGCCCGGTGCATGTTCGCCCGTTGCCGGTGCAGGAGCCGGAAAACATCTTGCTAGTCGGCGGCGGGGTGGCGGCGGCAGCCAAGCGCGCCGCGCGGTTCGACATAGGTTTTCTGCCGATGAACGGCGAGCTGGTCGACGTGTATCTCGACGAATGCCGAACCCGCAACCAGCTGCCCAGGCAGTACTTTCGGACGGGGTTGCCGATCTGCATTCATCTGTGCGAAGACCCGGACATCGGCTGGGCGGCCATCGAGAAGCAGGCCGTCCACGTCATGACCGAATACGCCAAATGGGCCGCGCAGGAAGGCGATGCGTCGACCTCTCCGTTCAGCGGGCTGATCGATCCCCAGATCCTGCGCCAGTCGGGGCTTTTTGCGGTGTGGACGCCGGACGACCTGCTCGAGAGGCTGCCCGCACTTCCGGACCGCGGCGGATTCACGTTCCAGCCGCTGCTCGGTGGCCTGTCGCCGGCCGAGGGCTGGAAGAGCCTACAACTTCTGAAGGACACGATGCCGCGACTCAAGAAGGCCCGCGAGGATGCCGCCGGCTGA
- a CDS encoding ABC transporter permease, whose translation MGFVEFVRDRWPFLSFLAYQHMSLVVQTLAIATAVALVIGVLIYRSPVGVAAANALTAVGLTIPSYALLGVLVGIVGIGVLPSVIMLSFFGVFPILRNVIVGLTGVDKSLVESARAMGMSGRTTLVRLELPLAWPVIMTGVRVSAQMLMGIAAIAAFALGPGLGGYIFSGISRMGAANATNSIVAATLAILILAVILDTALNVITRLLTPRGIRV comes from the coding sequence ATGGGCTTCGTCGAGTTCGTACGAGACCGCTGGCCGTTCTTGTCGTTCCTCGCCTATCAGCACATGAGTCTGGTAGTTCAGACGCTGGCCATCGCGACCGCGGTTGCCTTGGTGATCGGGGTGTTGATCTATCGTTCGCCCGTTGGCGTGGCGGCCGCCAACGCACTGACCGCCGTTGGGCTGACAATCCCGTCGTATGCGCTGCTCGGAGTCCTCGTCGGCATAGTCGGCATCGGTGTTCTCCCGTCGGTCATCATGCTGTCGTTCTTCGGGGTGTTCCCGATCCTGCGCAATGTCATCGTGGGGCTCACTGGAGTCGATAAATCCCTGGTGGAGTCGGCACGGGCGATGGGGATGAGCGGGCGCACCACGCTGGTGCGCCTCGAGCTGCCGTTGGCCTGGCCGGTGATCATGACCGGCGTGCGGGTGTCTGCCCAGATGCTGATGGGTATCGCGGCGATTGCGGCGTTCGCGCTCGGCCCCGGACTCGGCGGCTACATCTTCTCGGGGATCTCACGCATGGGGGCGGCCAACGCGACCAATTCGATTGTCGCCGCCACCCTGGCCATCCTGATCCTGGCAGTGATCCTAGACACCGCGCTGAACGTCATTACCCGTCTGCTCACCCCAAGGGGGATTCGTGTCTGA
- a CDS encoding ABC transporter ATP-binding protein, translating into MSDSTRTGARILLDRVTKRYGSTSPPAVDNISMEIPAGEIVMLVGPSGCGKTTTMKMINRLIEPTSGRIFIGDVDVTKQSADQLRRHIGYVIQGAGLFPHFTVGENIAVVPRLLKWGKKRIAARVDELLDLVSLDPSQYRNRYPRELSGGQQQRVGVARALAADPPVLLMDEPFGAVDPITRARLQDELLRLQEELRKTIVFVTHDFDEAVKLGDRIAILRTGSRIVQYEVPEEILAAPADDFVSDFVGAGAALKQLTLSRVRDVELHGAAVARVGTDPAEAIRAARSIDREHVIVLDAQDRPQRWMSLAELAGPNALDAVPGDDDLKCVNLASTLHDALEQMLTSSLGVVVVTGRRNAYQGVIRAETIMDAVASMRGAGQVSGSAQ; encoded by the coding sequence GTGTCTGACTCGACGCGGACCGGTGCGCGCATTCTGCTCGATCGGGTAACCAAACGCTACGGCTCAACGTCTCCGCCGGCGGTGGACAACATCAGCATGGAAATTCCGGCCGGGGAGATTGTCATGCTCGTCGGGCCGTCGGGTTGTGGGAAGACCACAACGATGAAGATGATCAACCGCCTGATCGAACCGACCAGCGGGCGGATCTTCATCGGTGACGTTGACGTGACCAAGCAAAGCGCCGACCAGCTCCGTCGCCACATCGGCTACGTCATCCAGGGGGCCGGCCTCTTTCCGCACTTCACGGTCGGCGAGAACATCGCGGTCGTGCCGCGCCTGCTCAAGTGGGGCAAGAAGCGCATCGCCGCCCGAGTCGACGAGTTGCTGGACCTGGTCAGCTTGGACCCGTCGCAGTACCGCAACCGCTACCCGCGGGAACTATCGGGTGGTCAACAGCAGCGGGTGGGGGTGGCTCGCGCGTTGGCCGCCGACCCGCCGGTGTTGTTGATGGACGAGCCCTTTGGTGCCGTCGACCCGATCACGCGCGCGAGACTGCAGGACGAGCTGTTGCGCCTGCAGGAGGAGCTGCGCAAGACGATCGTATTCGTGACTCACGATTTCGACGAAGCGGTGAAGCTCGGTGATCGGATCGCGATTCTGCGGACCGGGTCGAGGATCGTCCAGTACGAGGTTCCCGAGGAGATTCTGGCAGCTCCGGCGGACGACTTCGTGAGCGATTTCGTGGGCGCCGGTGCTGCACTCAAACAGCTGACGCTGAGCCGGGTTCGCGATGTTGAGCTGCATGGCGCCGCCGTGGCCCGCGTTGGAACCGATCCGGCCGAAGCGATTCGCGCAGCCCGGTCCATCGACCGCGAGCACGTCATCGTGCTGGATGCCCAGGACCGCCCGCAACGATGGATGTCTCTGGCGGAGCTGGCTGGGCCGAATGCGCTCGACGCTGTGCCCGGCGACGACGACCTCAAGTGTGTGAATCTGGCGTCGACACTCCATGATGCGCTCGAGCAGATGCTGACGTCGTCGCTTGGTGTTGTGGTGGTGACGGGCCGGCGCAATGCGTATCAGGGTGTGATCCGCGCCGAGACGATCATGGACGCCGTGGCCAGCATGCGCGGCGCGGGCCAGGTTTCCGGGTCTGCCCAGTGA
- a CDS encoding ABC transporter permease — protein MLPPIAAVAAVAGCLIYVQVADVSESEQRSLGVANLLTMLRQHVTLSLAATVLTCAIGIPLGVVLTRGRMRRYSKPIITVASFGQSAPAIGLIALGAVLFGIGPLGAVVALTVYGALPIVANTVTGLDGVDPRLVEAGRGMGMSRTATLLRVELPLALPVIAAGVRTALVLIVGTAALASFTGSGGLGQLITTGIKLHQTVTLVVGAVLVAALALAIDWVARVVEMLAVPGGV, from the coding sequence ATGCTGCCGCCGATCGCTGCCGTCGCCGCGGTGGCTGGGTGTCTGATCTACGTTCAGGTCGCCGATGTCTCCGAATCAGAGCAGCGTTCCCTCGGGGTCGCAAACCTGCTGACCATGCTGCGGCAGCACGTGACCTTGAGCCTGGCCGCCACCGTGTTGACGTGTGCGATCGGTATTCCGCTGGGTGTTGTCCTGACTCGCGGGCGGATGCGCCGCTATTCGAAGCCGATCATCACCGTCGCCAGCTTCGGCCAGTCCGCGCCGGCCATCGGCCTGATAGCGCTCGGCGCGGTGCTCTTCGGGATCGGCCCGCTCGGAGCCGTCGTCGCGCTGACCGTGTATGGCGCTCTTCCCATTGTGGCCAACACCGTCACCGGTCTGGACGGAGTTGATCCCAGGCTGGTGGAGGCCGGGCGGGGGATGGGGATGTCTCGGACTGCGACACTCTTGCGGGTCGAACTCCCGCTGGCGCTACCGGTGATTGCGGCGGGGGTGCGCACCGCGCTGGTGCTCATCGTCGGTACCGCCGCTCTTGCGTCCTTCACGGGTTCCGGCGGGCTGGGTCAGCTGATTACCACCGGTATCAAGCTGCACCAGACCGTAACCCTGGTCGTCGGGGCGGTTCTGGTGGCAGCCCTCGCCCTTGCCATCGACTGGGTGGCCCGCGTCGTCGAGATGCTCGCCGTTCCAGGAGGAGTGTGA
- a CDS encoding glycine betaine ABC transporter substrate-binding protein has translation MVAAGCGLRSASGIVLHANPGAIRHYESLEGVRITVAAKDFTEQLILGNMLSIILNAAGADVTNMTNTPGSYGVREALLKGEADVAPEYTGTGWISYLGHQHPIRDPIEQWRAVNAQDAANGLTWLPPAPMNNTYALAIRESQAAKLGVTKLSDLAKLDKSELTFCVESEFANRNDGFVPALHAYGLTIADLGKVTRLATGVIYTAIADGDCNFGDVFTTDGRIVSLHLRVLADDKGFFPLYNVTEVINSHLLAEHPELAEIFAQLNPKLTNDVMSTLNAKVDKYGKEPALVARDWLIHEGLLS, from the coding sequence ATGGTGGCGGCCGGTTGTGGATTGCGGTCGGCCAGCGGGATTGTCCTGCACGCCAATCCCGGTGCGATCCGGCACTATGAATCCCTGGAAGGGGTCAGAATCACCGTTGCCGCAAAGGATTTCACCGAACAATTGATTCTGGGCAACATGCTCTCCATCATCCTTAATGCCGCTGGCGCTGATGTCACAAACATGACCAATACGCCCGGGAGCTACGGCGTGCGGGAGGCCTTGCTCAAGGGCGAAGCTGATGTCGCACCGGAGTACACCGGTACCGGGTGGATCAGCTATCTCGGCCACCAGCATCCCATCAGGGATCCGATAGAGCAGTGGCGTGCGGTCAACGCGCAGGACGCGGCGAATGGGCTGACGTGGCTTCCTCCCGCGCCGATGAACAATACGTATGCCCTCGCTATCCGGGAGTCGCAGGCCGCCAAGCTCGGCGTCACCAAGCTCTCCGACCTCGCCAAACTCGACAAGTCCGAGTTGACCTTCTGCGTCGAGAGTGAGTTCGCCAACCGCAACGATGGTTTCGTGCCAGCATTACACGCCTACGGATTGACCATTGCCGATCTGGGCAAGGTGACCAGGCTGGCCACCGGAGTTATCTACACGGCGATCGCCGACGGCGACTGCAACTTTGGTGACGTGTTCACTACCGACGGCCGCATCGTCTCTCTGCACCTGCGGGTGCTAGCGGACGACAAGGGTTTCTTCCCTCTCTACAACGTGACCGAAGTGATCAATTCGCACCTGCTCGCTGAACACCCGGAGTTGGCAGAGATTTTTGCCCAGCTGAACCCGAAGCTCACGAATGACGTGATGTCGACGCTGAACGCCAAGGTCGACAAATACGGCAAGGAGCCCGCGCTGGTGGCCCGGGACTGGCTCATCCACGAGGGACTGTTGTCCTAG
- the dcd gene encoding dCTP deaminase → MLLSDRDLRAEISAGRLAIDPFDDTLVQPSSIDVRLDCLFRVFNNIRYTHIDPAKQQDELTSLVQPVDGEPFVLHPGEFVLGSTLELFALPDNLAGRLEGKSSLGRLGLLTHSTAGFIDPGFSGHITLELSNVANLPITLWPGMKIGQLCILRLTSPSEHPYGSSRVGSKYQGQRGPTPSRSYQNFIRST, encoded by the coding sequence GTGCTGCTCTCCGATCGTGACCTCAGGGCCGAAATCTCCGCCGGGCGGTTGGCCATCGACCCGTTCGACGACACCCTGGTCCAGCCGTCCAGCATCGACGTCCGGCTCGACTGCCTGTTCCGGGTGTTCAACAACATTCGCTACACCCATATCGACCCGGCCAAGCAGCAGGACGAGCTGACCAGCCTGGTGCAACCGGTCGACGGAGAACCCTTCGTGCTGCACCCGGGCGAATTCGTGCTCGGCTCGACGCTGGAGCTTTTCGCTCTGCCCGACAATCTGGCGGGACGGCTGGAAGGCAAGTCGTCGCTGGGCCGGCTGGGTCTGCTGACGCATTCGACTGCGGGCTTTATCGATCCGGGCTTCAGCGGTCACATCACGCTGGAGTTATCCAACGTTGCCAACCTGCCGATCACGTTGTGGCCCGGCATGAAAATCGGCCAGCTGTGCATTTTGCGGCTGACCAGCCCGTCGGAGCATCCCTACGGCAGTTCGCGAGTGGGGTCGAAATACCAGGGCCAGCGGGGGCCCACACCGTCGCGCTCCTACCAGAACTTCATTAGGTCTACCTAG
- a CDS encoding DUF7159 family protein, producing the protein MDTVLGVSLAPTAVRLVLVEGENGDGATVDEEDFDIGADHATVDAAEQVISAILGTRDGAAEGGYQLMSTGVSWTDPIEAVALHDALAARKIENVMLVSAFLAAAALAHAVGNETDHARTALLFVEPAAATLAVVDGADGSIADFDQQLLADDDDAAVAQLATMVCSAEALQTCPDAVFVVGAGVDIPLIKPALQAATSLPVTAPDEPETALARGAALASANARLVTAATVARAYAQDPGTGALAYSAVADGSVDATDVVGVEQRDPKPFALLGSVLASIFIIGVAALVFSLAISFRTTSDVRPDPGQNIVAPPQPAPVPVQEAPVPVQEAPVPVPAAPAAPVPVPAASVPAPVPEAPAPAPAAPAPVPAAPAPVPAAPIPIPVPIPIPLPPILSPQLPFDPDVRDGFPGGRFPRGGGDRDDDGRSGGRRGGIDIPGIPGGGGRRGGIDIPGIPGI; encoded by the coding sequence TTGGACACCGTACTTGGTGTGTCACTGGCGCCGACCGCAGTCCGGTTGGTGCTGGTCGAAGGTGAGAACGGCGATGGCGCCACCGTCGACGAAGAAGATTTCGACATCGGTGCTGACCACGCCACCGTCGACGCGGCCGAACAGGTGATTTCGGCGATCCTTGGGACCAGGGACGGCGCAGCTGAGGGTGGCTACCAGCTGATGTCGACCGGAGTCAGCTGGACCGATCCCATCGAGGCCGTCGCACTGCATGACGCGTTGGCCGCCCGCAAGATCGAGAACGTCATGCTGGTCTCGGCATTTCTGGCCGCGGCAGCGCTGGCTCATGCGGTCGGCAACGAAACCGACCATGCTCGGACAGCGCTGCTGTTCGTCGAGCCCGCCGCCGCGACCCTGGCGGTCGTCGACGGCGCCGATGGGTCCATCGCCGACTTCGATCAGCAGCTGCTGGCCGACGACGACGACGCGGCGGTGGCCCAGTTGGCAACGATGGTCTGTAGCGCCGAGGCGCTGCAGACTTGTCCCGACGCTGTATTTGTCGTCGGCGCTGGCGTCGATATTCCGCTGATAAAGCCCGCACTGCAGGCCGCGACCTCGCTTCCGGTGACTGCTCCCGACGAGCCGGAGACCGCGCTCGCCCGGGGCGCGGCGCTCGCGTCGGCGAACGCGCGGCTGGTCACGGCCGCCACGGTGGCGCGGGCCTATGCACAGGATCCCGGCACCGGGGCCCTGGCCTACAGTGCGGTCGCTGATGGATCGGTTGACGCGACCGATGTCGTCGGCGTGGAACAGCGCGATCCGAAACCGTTCGCGTTGCTCGGCAGCGTATTGGCGTCGATCTTCATCATTGGGGTCGCTGCGCTGGTCTTTTCTCTGGCGATCAGCTTCCGGACGACGAGCGATGTGCGGCCCGATCCGGGGCAGAACATCGTCGCACCCCCGCAACCCGCCCCTGTTCCTGTGCAGGAAGCCCCTGTTCCGGTGCAGGAGGCCCCTGTTCCGGTACCGGCGGCCCCGGCAGCCCCTGTTCCGGTGCCGGCCGCTTCGGTACCTGCTCCGGTGCCGGAAGCTCCGGCCCCGGCGCCGGCGGCTCCGGCCCCGGTGCCAGCGGCTCCGGCCCCGGTGCCGGCGGCACCCATTCCGATTCCGGTTCCGATTCCGATACCGCTACCTCCGATTCTTAGTCCTCAGTTGCCGTTCGACCCCGACGTCCGGGACGGGTTCCCGGGCGGCAGATTCCCCCGCGGCGGAGGCGACCGTGACGACGACGGGCGCAGCGGGGGGCGCCGCGGCGGCATCGACATCCCGGGAATCCCCGGCGGCGGTGGTCGCCGCGGCGGGATCGACATCCCGGGGATCCCCGGCATCTGA
- a CDS encoding UDP-glucose dehydrogenase family protein, which produces MRCTVFGTGYLGATHAVGMAEMGHEVLGVDIDPGKVAKLAGGDIPFYEPGLRKLLTENLAAGRLRFTTDYDVAADFADVHFLGVGTPQKKGEYGADLRHVHAVIDTLVPRLTRASVLVGKSTVPVGTATELGHRAGALASRGVDVEIAWNPEFLREGFAVHDTLNPDRIVLGVQDNSKRAEVAVRELYAPLLKAGVPLLVTDLQTAELVKVSANAFLATKISFINAISEVCEAVGADVSLLADALGYDPRIGRQCLNAGLGFGGGCLPKDIRAFMARAGELGADQALTFLREVDSINMRRRTRMVELATSACGGSLLGANIAVLGAAFKPESDDVRDSPALNVAGQLQLNGAAVNVYDPKALDNANRLFPTLNYAVSVAEACERADAVLVLTEWREFVDLEPADLADRVRARVIVDGRNCLDTARWQRAGWRVFRLGAGRPRG; this is translated from the coding sequence ATGCGATGCACCGTGTTTGGCACCGGCTATCTGGGCGCCACGCACGCCGTCGGTATGGCGGAAATGGGACACGAGGTCCTCGGAGTCGATATCGATCCGGGCAAGGTAGCCAAGCTCGCCGGCGGCGACATTCCGTTTTACGAGCCCGGGCTGCGAAAGCTGTTGACCGAAAACCTGGCAGCGGGACGGTTGCGGTTCACCACCGATTACGACGTAGCCGCCGATTTCGCCGATGTGCACTTTCTCGGGGTTGGCACGCCGCAGAAGAAGGGCGAATATGGCGCCGACTTGCGGCATGTACACGCCGTCATCGACACGCTGGTGCCGCGACTGACCAGGGCGTCGGTCCTGGTCGGCAAGTCCACAGTTCCGGTGGGCACCGCGACCGAACTGGGCCACCGCGCAGGTGCACTGGCATCCCGGGGAGTCGACGTCGAAATTGCCTGGAACCCGGAATTCCTGCGCGAGGGCTTCGCGGTGCACGACACCCTTAACCCAGATCGCATTGTTCTTGGGGTACAAGATAATTCGAAACGCGCCGAGGTGGCCGTCCGTGAGCTGTACGCGCCGCTGCTGAAAGCGGGCGTGCCGCTTCTGGTAACGGATCTGCAGACCGCGGAGTTGGTCAAGGTGTCCGCCAATGCCTTTCTGGCGACCAAGATTTCGTTCATCAACGCAATCTCCGAGGTGTGCGAAGCGGTGGGTGCCGACGTCAGCCTGTTGGCCGATGCGCTCGGATATGACCCACGAATCGGACGCCAATGCCTCAACGCGGGCTTGGGTTTCGGCGGCGGCTGCTTGCCCAAGGACATCCGCGCCTTCATGGCCCGTGCCGGCGAGCTGGGCGCCGACCAGGCGCTGACGTTCCTGCGTGAGGTGGACAGCATCAACATGCGCCGGCGCACCAGGATGGTCGAACTGGCCACCAGCGCGTGCGGCGGATCGCTGCTGGGCGCCAACATCGCCGTGCTGGGAGCGGCGTTCAAACCCGAATCCGACGATGTGCGCGACTCGCCTGCACTGAATGTGGCGGGCCAGCTCCAGCTCAACGGGGCCGCGGTCAACGTGTACGACCCAAAGGCTCTGGACAACGCGAATCGACTGTTTCCCACGTTGAACTATGCGGTTTCGGTCGCCGAGGCCTGCGAGCGCGCGGATGCGGTGCTGGTACTTACCGAATGGCGGGAGTTCGTCGACCTCGAGCCCGCCGACCTAGCCGACCGGGTGCGGGCGCGCGTCATCGTGGACGGCCGCAACTGCCTCGACACCGCCCGATGGCAACGGGCCGGCTGGCGGGTGTTCAGGCTCGGCGCGGGGCGGCCTCGAGGTTGA
- a CDS encoding HNH endonuclease signature motif containing protein, with protein sequence MFDTVADAALVATIDASARAESAAAARRLAAIAELVARRADSPADRGRWSCDNWDAIAAEVAAAQNISHGVASGQMYLAVALRHRLPNVAALFAEGAISTRLASTIAWRTALITNPDAMRRVDTAVADDAEHYGPLSEARTARAIDAIIDRYDPAALRRTRAGARGRDVVITPDDNDSAIATLWGSLLATDGAVLDRRLSEMAGQICDDDPRTLAQRRADALGTLAAGGQRLACACQRADCPARPDTDPRAAAVVIHVVADATSLTAQPDPHTNGERSSRPITADMTLHEALAPDPEPPASWLPPAQIMGGATVPAPLLAQLVAAGAKVRRVASFTEVVPETGYRPSAQLARFIRCRDLTCRFPGCDRPAEYSDIDHTIPYPLGPTHPSNLKCLCRKHHLLKTFWDGPTGWRDHQHPDGTITWTSPSGHTYTTRPGSRLLFPALCLPTGELSTAATAQPQTQRGLMMPTRRRTRQQDRAYRINAERALNLEAAPRRA encoded by the coding sequence ATGTTCGATACTGTCGCAGACGCGGCCCTGGTGGCAACGATCGACGCGTCCGCACGAGCGGAATCAGCCGCGGCCGCACGCCGGCTCGCCGCGATCGCCGAGCTGGTGGCCCGCCGCGCCGATAGCCCCGCCGACCGCGGCCGCTGGTCCTGCGACAACTGGGACGCCATTGCCGCCGAAGTGGCCGCAGCACAGAACATCAGCCACGGCGTGGCCTCCGGTCAGATGTATCTGGCCGTGGCGTTGCGCCACCGGCTACCGAATGTGGCCGCCCTGTTCGCCGAGGGCGCCATCAGCACCCGCCTGGCCAGCACGATCGCCTGGCGCACCGCCCTGATCACGAACCCGGACGCCATGCGGCGGGTCGACACCGCCGTGGCCGACGACGCCGAACACTACGGCCCGCTCTCGGAGGCCAGAACCGCCCGAGCCATCGACGCCATCATCGACCGCTACGACCCCGCCGCGCTGCGCCGCACCCGCGCCGGCGCCCGCGGGCGCGACGTCGTCATCACCCCGGATGACAACGACAGCGCCATCGCAACCCTGTGGGGCTCGCTGCTGGCCACCGACGGCGCCGTGCTGGATCGCCGCCTCTCGGAGATGGCCGGCCAGATCTGCGACGACGATCCGCGTACCCTCGCCCAGCGCCGCGCCGACGCGCTGGGCACGCTGGCCGCCGGTGGCCAACGCCTTGCCTGCGCCTGCCAGCGCGCCGACTGCCCCGCCCGTCCCGATACCGACCCGCGCGCCGCGGCCGTGGTCATCCACGTCGTCGCCGACGCCACATCCCTGACCGCACAACCCGACCCGCACACCAATGGCGAGCGATCGTCACGGCCCATCACCGCGGACATGACGCTGCACGAGGCTCTGGCCCCCGACCCGGAACCGCCCGCAAGCTGGTTGCCACCGGCCCAGATCATGGGCGGCGCGACCGTGCCCGCACCGCTGTTGGCCCAACTTGTCGCCGCCGGAGCCAAAGTTCGCCGAGTCGCCTCGTTCACCGAGGTCGTTCCCGAGACTGGGTATCGCCCCTCAGCCCAACTGGCGCGCTTCATCCGTTGCCGCGACCTGACTTGTAGGTTCCCGGGCTGCGATCGACCAGCGGAGTACTCCGACATCGACCACACAATCCCCTACCCGCTCGGGCCCACCCACCCGTCCAACCTCAAATGCCTTTGTCGCAAACATCATTTGCTGAAAACTTTCTGGGACGGGCCCACCGGTTGGCGCGACCACCAACACCCCGACGGCACCATCACCTGGACGTCGCCGAGCGGACATACCTACACCACCCGACCAGGCAGCCGCCTGCTGTTTCCCGCCCTGTGCCTGCCCACCGGCGAATTATCCACCGCCGCAACGGCACAACCACAGACCCAACGCGGCCTGATGATGCCGACACGCCGGCGCACCCGCCAGCAAGACCGCGCCTACCGCATCAATGCCGAACGCGCGCTCAACCTCGAGGCCGCCCCGCGCCGAGCCTGA
- a CDS encoding maleylpyruvate isomerase family mycothiol-dependent enzyme codes for MDYAPVYLEQTRAFAELVRTADPSTPVPTCPGWSLGQLVRHVGRGDRWAAQIIRDRLDHFLDPRGVEGGKPPPDRDETVSWLHGGAQLVVDAVEQTGVETSVWTFLGPRPAYWWVRRRMHEVAVHRADAAIAVGSDFTLDPDIAADGISEWLERVVIQAGSAGGALPLEGDNTMHLHATDPGLGAAGEWTIGVSRGGITWSHEHGKGTVAARGGATELLLAMVRRVSVADTGIELFGDDTVWQKWLDRTPL; via the coding sequence ATGGACTACGCGCCGGTGTACCTCGAGCAGACCCGGGCCTTCGCAGAACTGGTCCGCACCGCCGATCCATCGACGCCGGTGCCGACCTGCCCGGGCTGGAGCCTCGGTCAACTGGTCCGCCACGTCGGGCGCGGGGACCGCTGGGCGGCCCAGATCATCCGCGATCGACTCGACCATTTCCTCGATCCGCGCGGCGTCGAGGGCGGCAAGCCGCCACCGGATCGCGACGAAACGGTCTCCTGGTTGCACGGCGGGGCGCAGCTGGTGGTCGACGCCGTCGAACAGACGGGTGTGGAAACGTCGGTGTGGACATTCCTCGGACCCCGCCCGGCGTATTGGTGGGTCCGGCGCCGGATGCACGAGGTGGCGGTGCACCGAGCCGACGCGGCAATTGCGGTTGGGAGCGACTTCACGCTCGACCCGGATATCGCGGCGGATGGGATCAGCGAATGGCTGGAACGCGTCGTGATCCAGGCCGGCAGCGCCGGCGGCGCGCTGCCGCTCGAAGGCGACAACACCATGCATCTGCACGCCACCGATCCCGGGCTAGGTGCTGCTGGCGAATGGACGATCGGCGTCTCACGGGGTGGGATAACCTGGTCGCACGAGCACGGCAAGGGTACGGTCGCGGCGCGCGGTGGCGCCACGGAGCTGTTATTGGCTATGGTGCGCCGGGTTTCGGTCGCCGACACCGGCATCGAGCTTTTCGGCGACGACACCGTATGGCAAAAGTGGTTGGATCGCACACCTCTTTAA